The Hymenobacter sp. 5317J-9 genome has a window encoding:
- a CDS encoding M20/M25/M40 family metallo-hydrolase yields the protein MKHFLLLGALLATQPALAQKKNAKPAPKAPAVSAVTVTRVVQALAADDMQGRGTGQPGGQRAGDFLAGEFKRIGLKPLPGQTGFEQKLTVYQTLSTPVAAVINDQTLASAQVVAASGQPSITWSSEDAQPPAVAVIGSEPAERRKLFGYVNNPTANTLVFVDTAQTKAFRQLVGYLGRGTTTPERPKPFATVFVLGARPATLSYRISASTVIEPVELRNIVGQLPGHDPKRSKENVVFSGHYDHLGYLKPVAGDSIANGADDDASGTTAVVALAEYFKRRNDNARPLIFVAFAAEEVGGFGSQYFSKQLDPAQVAAMFNIEMIGKEAKFGPNTAFITGYDKSDFGKLLQANLAGSKFRFEPDPYPEQNLFYRSDNATLARLGVPAHTISTDQIPTDGLYHSVDDEVETLDLTNMTAVIQAIAQSASGIVAGRQTPSRIPPLTDDRAR from the coding sequence ATGAAACACTTCCTGCTGCTTGGTGCACTGCTAGCCACCCAGCCCGCCCTCGCCCAGAAAAAAAACGCCAAGCCCGCGCCCAAAGCACCTGCGGTATCGGCTGTCACGGTCACGCGCGTGGTGCAGGCCCTGGCTGCCGACGACATGCAGGGCCGCGGCACGGGCCAGCCCGGCGGCCAGCGCGCCGGCGATTTTCTGGCTGGCGAATTTAAGCGCATTGGCCTGAAGCCACTGCCGGGCCAAACGGGTTTTGAGCAGAAGCTCACCGTGTACCAAACCCTGAGCACGCCCGTGGCGGCCGTCATCAACGACCAGACGTTGGCATCGGCGCAGGTCGTAGCCGCTTCGGGCCAGCCCTCGATAACGTGGTCGAGCGAAGACGCTCAGCCGCCCGCCGTGGCGGTCATCGGCTCGGAGCCGGCCGAGCGCCGCAAGCTGTTTGGCTACGTCAACAACCCCACGGCCAACACCCTGGTGTTTGTCGATACGGCCCAAACCAAGGCTTTCCGCCAGCTGGTGGGCTACCTGGGCCGGGGCACCACCACTCCTGAGCGGCCTAAGCCGTTTGCGACGGTGTTTGTGCTGGGCGCCCGGCCGGCCACGCTCAGCTACCGCATCAGCGCCAGCACCGTGATAGAGCCGGTGGAGCTGCGCAACATCGTGGGCCAACTGCCGGGCCACGACCCCAAGCGCAGCAAAGAAAACGTGGTGTTCTCGGGCCATTACGACCACCTGGGCTACCTTAAGCCCGTGGCCGGCGACTCCATCGCCAACGGCGCCGACGATGACGCCAGCGGCACCACTGCCGTGGTGGCCCTGGCCGAGTATTTCAAAAGGCGCAACGACAATGCCCGTCCGCTCATCTTCGTGGCTTTTGCGGCCGAAGAAGTGGGAGGGTTTGGTTCGCAGTACTTCTCCAAACAGCTCGACCCCGCGCAGGTGGCGGCCATGTTCAACATCGAGATGATTGGCAAGGAGGCCAAGTTTGGCCCGAACACAGCTTTCATCACGGGCTACGACAAGTCCGATTTCGGCAAGCTGCTGCAGGCCAACCTGGCCGGCAGCAAGTTCCGCTTCGAGCCCGACCCGTACCCCGAGCAAAACCTGTTCTACCGCTCCGACAACGCCACTCTGGCCCGTCTGGGCGTGCCAGCCCACACCATCAGCACCGACCAGATTCCGACCGACGGCCTGTACCACTCCGTCGACGACGAAGTGGAAACCCTCGACCTGACCAACATGACGGCCGTCATTCAGGCCATCGCGCAGAGTGCCAGCGGCATTGTGGCCGGCCGCCAAACGCCCAGCCGCATCCCGCCCCTCACCGACGACCGCGCCCGCTAG
- a CDS encoding alpha/beta hydrolase codes for MKKSFILGILALAATSAGHLRAQQNLPLYTGTIPDSKPSAVQETSLTLANGGVRISNVVQPNLTVFVPPAGTANGTAVIICPGGGYTRLSIDSEGYDVAKRLNEMGVTAFVLKYRLPNDQSQPDKSIAPLLDAQQALRLVRQQAAKYSLNPERIGLMGFSAGGHLAAWAGTQFARPVADNPGPVSVRPAFLVLMYPVISFSDTLRHAGSRDNLLGKTPTPAQIRQYSNELQVSAQTPPTFLVHAQDDKTVPVNNSIVFYQACLRHGVPAELHLYPKGGHGFGLNNKTTKDLWTDRLRNWMDANGWLSK; via the coding sequence ATGAAAAAGTCCTTTATCCTCGGCATATTAGCCCTCGCCGCTACTTCTGCGGGCCACCTCCGCGCCCAGCAAAATCTCCCGCTCTACACCGGCACCATTCCTGATTCCAAGCCCAGCGCGGTGCAGGAAACCAGCCTCACGCTGGCCAACGGCGGGGTACGCATTTCCAACGTGGTGCAGCCCAACCTCACGGTTTTTGTGCCGCCGGCGGGCACGGCCAATGGCACGGCAGTCATCATCTGCCCGGGCGGCGGATACACGCGCCTGTCCATCGACAGCGAAGGCTACGACGTGGCCAAGCGCCTCAACGAAATGGGCGTCACGGCCTTCGTGCTCAAATACCGCCTGCCGAACGACCAAAGCCAGCCCGACAAATCCATCGCGCCCTTGCTTGATGCCCAGCAGGCCCTGCGCCTGGTGCGCCAGCAGGCCGCCAAATACAGCCTCAATCCCGAGCGCATCGGCCTGATGGGCTTCTCGGCCGGCGGGCACCTGGCGGCGTGGGCGGGCACGCAGTTTGCGCGCCCGGTGGCGGATAATCCCGGCCCGGTGTCGGTGCGGCCGGCGTTTCTGGTGCTGATGTACCCAGTCATCAGCTTCAGCGACACGCTCAGGCACGCCGGCTCGCGGGATAATCTGCTGGGCAAAACGCCCACACCGGCGCAAATTCGACAGTATTCCAACGAGTTGCAGGTATCGGCCCAGACGCCGCCCACCTTCCTGGTGCACGCGCAGGACGACAAAACGGTGCCCGTTAACAACAGCATCGTGTTTTACCAAGCCTGCCTGCGCCACGGTGTGCCCGCCGAGCTGCACCTCTACCCCAAGGGCGGCCACGGCTTCGGCCTCAACAATAAAACCACCAAAGACCTCTGGACCGACCGCCTGCGCAACTGGATGGACGCCAACGGGTGGCTTAGCAAGTAA
- a CDS encoding UvrD-helicase domain-containing protein, with product MPPSFRIYSSSAGSGKTYQLTKEYLLLTLGADDPAYFKRVLAITFTNDAAGEMKERIVGALRRFAYPEGGKADGLLADIAAELKLPETEVRRRAAETFRLVLYHYADFGVSTIDSFVQRIVTAFTRELGLPATFEVELDTDAVLQSAVAALLDKVNRDPNSRLLSQTLAEYALGQADEGKSWSRLPEELAGFGRALFNETVQEAVMQLGRLTLADFRRLDKQIRAKRAEIEAAFAQTREAALAVLEQAGVAEGDFFQGKRGIFGYVQKGVDLLAPEAGPNSYVAATLSDDKWYSGKIKTEADRARVDAVKEPLRAVVAAVEQLREAYLSSYVLLAAMQPYLFHASLLSELNKVVEQISRERNVVLISEFNRRIASIVLTEPVPFLYERLGERYEHILIDEFQDTSVLQWNNLLPLVENTLANGHSSLAVGDAKQAIYRWRGGEMEQILRLHQHNTAALVARAREPEMRELLRLRYETLDPVLEPKALQVNYRSAREIVDFNNAFFKAVSDRHATLGLVAGIFDNYFGQQVPESQSTAQQGHVELLFTQKDAPALRYDAATGAYTPEALPGHLPEAVLGYDESTCYLTLQLVEQALAEGYALEDIAVLCRTRYASKIIAKFLKERGYPIISADSLALEFAEVVNLLVSILRVLHQPADTLARAEALLLVDKVVRGLAPTPARARHIAEVANAAGGHSFFDELRALGYDVREAETGNLGLYELAERLLNLFGLLGRNGESDYLFRFLDLTLEYSLRFGNNLGNFLTYWEERKGRISINAPGGRAAITITTVHKAKGLAYGVVIVPFADWSLEPHRGTLLWGHLEAGEKPLENMPEVAVVSLQKGIQQTALAAQYDEEREKTFLEGLNTLYVAFTRPRHRLYVISKKPALVASSSLSIVSSKEGKEPQGGASPARNVADLLHGYLEERGEWQDEQVSFVVSKGSPAKKKPDNGQLTTNNYELTNLAAAPWEDRLKLRRHATTLFDFDEQKEQGEWNRKLHFALRRLLTAADVGRVASQLVAEGILSARERPQLVASLETLVSDPRLAPYFAPHLSVETEREILVGGVKLRDYKPDRIVLEPSLEEHHRLGGRVTLLDFRLPPPQEKHRRLLRNYATLFEQLGYTEVKGIIYYFGTGEVVEV from the coding sequence ATGCCTCCCTCCTTCCGCATCTACTCGTCTTCGGCTGGCTCGGGCAAGACGTACCAATTAACGAAAGAATACCTGCTGCTGACGCTGGGCGCCGACGACCCAGCGTATTTCAAGCGCGTGCTGGCCATTACGTTTACCAACGACGCGGCGGGGGAAATGAAGGAGCGCATTGTGGGGGCGCTGCGGCGGTTTGCGTACCCGGAGGGCGGGAAGGCCGACGGGCTGCTGGCCGACATCGCGGCCGAGCTGAAGCTGCCGGAGACGGAGGTGCGGCGGCGGGCGGCCGAGACGTTCCGGCTGGTGCTGTACCACTACGCCGATTTTGGGGTGAGCACGATTGACTCGTTTGTGCAGCGGATTGTGACGGCGTTTACCCGGGAGCTGGGCTTGCCGGCCACGTTTGAGGTGGAATTGGATACGGATGCGGTGCTGCAAAGCGCGGTGGCCGCGCTGCTCGACAAGGTGAACCGCGACCCCAACAGCCGGCTACTCTCCCAAACTCTGGCCGAATACGCGCTGGGGCAGGCCGACGAGGGCAAAAGCTGGAGCCGGCTGCCCGAGGAGCTGGCGGGCTTCGGGCGGGCGCTGTTTAACGAGACGGTGCAGGAGGCGGTGATGCAGCTCGGCCGGCTGACGCTGGCCGATTTCCGGCGGCTGGACAAGCAGATTCGGGCGAAGCGGGCGGAGATTGAGGCGGCCTTTGCCCAGACGCGGGAGGCGGCGCTGGCGGTGCTGGAGCAGGCCGGCGTGGCGGAGGGCGACTTTTTCCAGGGCAAGCGCGGCATTTTCGGGTACGTGCAAAAGGGCGTGGACTTGCTAGCCCCGGAGGCCGGGCCGAACAGCTACGTGGCCGCCACGCTCAGCGACGACAAGTGGTACAGCGGCAAAATAAAGACCGAGGCCGACCGCGCCCGCGTGGATGCGGTGAAGGAGCCGCTGCGGGCGGTGGTGGCGGCCGTGGAGCAGCTGCGCGAGGCGTATTTGTCGAGCTACGTGCTGCTGGCGGCCATGCAGCCCTACTTGTTTCACGCCTCGCTGCTGAGCGAGCTGAACAAGGTGGTGGAGCAAATCAGCCGGGAGCGCAACGTGGTGCTGATTTCGGAATTCAACCGGCGCATTGCCAGCATTGTGCTCACCGAGCCGGTGCCGTTTCTGTACGAGCGACTGGGCGAGCGGTACGAGCATATTCTGATTGACGAGTTCCAGGATACGTCGGTACTGCAATGGAACAACCTGCTGCCGCTGGTGGAAAACACGCTGGCCAACGGCCACAGCAGCCTGGCCGTGGGCGATGCCAAGCAGGCCATCTACCGCTGGCGCGGGGGCGAGATGGAGCAGATTCTGCGCCTGCACCAGCACAACACGGCCGCCCTGGTGGCGCGGGCCCGCGAGCCCGAGATGCGCGAGCTGCTGCGCCTGCGCTACGAAACCCTCGACCCCGTGCTCGAACCCAAAGCCCTGCAGGTAAACTACCGCTCGGCCCGCGAAATCGTGGACTTTAACAACGCATTTTTCAAGGCGGTGAGCGACCGGCACGCCACGCTGGGGCTGGTGGCGGGCATCTTCGACAACTACTTTGGGCAGCAGGTGCCCGAGTCGCAGAGCACTGCCCAGCAGGGCCACGTCGAACTCCTCTTCACCCAAAAAGACGCCCCTGCCCTGCGCTACGACGCGGCCACCGGCGCCTACACCCCCGAGGCCCTCCCCGGCCACTTGCCCGAGGCCGTGCTGGGCTACGACGAAAGCACCTGCTACCTCACCCTGCAGCTGGTGGAGCAGGCCCTGGCCGAGGGCTACGCGTTGGAAGACATCGCCGTGCTGTGCCGCACCCGCTACGCCAGTAAAATCATTGCCAAGTTCCTGAAAGAGCGGGGCTACCCCATCATTTCGGCCGACTCGCTGGCGCTGGAATTTGCCGAGGTGGTGAACCTGCTGGTGAGCATCCTCAGGGTGCTGCACCAGCCGGCCGATACCCTGGCGCGGGCCGAAGCCCTGCTGCTCGTGGACAAGGTGGTGCGCGGGCTGGCCCCCACGCCGGCGCGCGCCCGGCACATTGCCGAGGTGGCGAATGCGGCCGGCGGCCACTCGTTTTTCGACGAGCTGCGGGCGCTGGGCTACGACGTGCGCGAGGCGGAAACCGGCAACCTGGGCCTCTACGAGCTGGCCGAGCGGCTGCTCAACCTCTTCGGCCTGCTGGGGCGCAACGGGGAGAGTGACTACCTGTTCCGCTTCCTCGATTTGACGCTGGAATACAGCCTGCGCTTCGGCAACAACCTGGGCAACTTCCTCACCTATTGGGAGGAGCGCAAGGGGCGCATCAGCATCAACGCGCCGGGCGGGCGGGCTGCTATCACCATCACCACGGTGCACAAGGCCAAGGGCCTGGCCTACGGCGTGGTCATCGTGCCGTTTGCCGACTGGAGCCTGGAGCCGCACCGGGGTACCCTGCTCTGGGGCCACCTGGAAGCCGGCGAAAAGCCCCTCGAAAACATGCCGGAAGTAGCAGTAGTGAGCCTGCAAAAAGGCATTCAGCAAACGGCGCTGGCGGCCCAATACGACGAGGAGCGCGAAAAAACCTTCCTCGAAGGGCTCAACACGCTATACGTGGCCTTCACCCGGCCGCGCCACCGCCTCTACGTCATCAGCAAAAAGCCCGCTTTAGTTGCTAGTTCTTCGTTGTCAATTGTTAGTTCGAAGGAAGGCAAAGAGCCGCAGGGCGGCGCCTCTCCAGCTCGTAATGTTGCCGACCTGTTGCACGGCTATTTAGAAGAGCGCGGCGAGTGGCAAGATGAGCAGGTGTCTTTCGTGGTTTCTAAAGGCTCCCCGGCCAAGAAAAAACCTGACAACGGACAACTAACAACTAACAACTACGAGCTAACCAACCTCGCCGCCGCGCCCTGGGAAGACCGCCTCAAGCTGCGCCGCCACGCCACCACCCTCTTCGATTTTGACGAGCAAAAAGAGCAGGGCGAGTGGAACCGCAAGCTGCACTTTGCCCTGCGCCGCCTGCTCACGGCCGCCGACGTGGGCCGGGTGGCCAGCCAGCTCGTGGCCGAGGGCATCTTGAGCGCCCGCGAGCGGCCCCAGCTGGTGGCCAGCCTCGAAACGCTGGTGAGCGACCCGCGCCTGGCCCCCTACTTCGCCCCGCACCTGAGCGTGGAAACGGAGCGCGAAATCCTGGTGGGCGGCGTGAAGCTGCGCGACTACAAGCCCGACCGCATCGTACTCGAACCCTCCCTGGAAGAACACCACCGCCTCGGCGGCCGGGTCACGCTGCTCGATTTCCGCCTGCCCCCGCCGCAGGAGAAACACCGGCGCCTGCTGCGGAATTACGCCACGCTCTTTGAGCAACTGGGGTACACGGAGGTGAAGGGCATTATTTATTATTTCGGGACGGGGGAGGTAGTGGAGGTGTGA
- a CDS encoding transporter, which produces MRKTTLLAAAALLGSPGLTLAQNTAEENNPNVDAPFVRNIRADRPGQTITAQVLQPGRFQLETGFQRQFGGSSLAQSLSAATLRIGFFNSMELRVTQGYRHNGAIMATEAGPVEARGYAPTVVGTKLMISPNYDTRTQVAIMVESAVPGTGSAALKATTWAPAGRLLVSEQLGEQFGLEGNFGFSQPGITTADISKGQFLGSLALNGPLSQKAGFFVEAFGYGRSGLNTGTTAGLYVRPIPAMRLDVTAGQVLGGTAAGTTTVGAGLTFKVGN; this is translated from the coding sequence ATGCGAAAGACCACTCTGCTGGCCGCCGCCGCCCTGCTGGGCAGCCCCGGCCTCACCCTGGCCCAAAACACCGCCGAGGAAAACAACCCCAATGTGGATGCCCCCTTCGTGCGGAACATTCGCGCCGACCGTCCCGGCCAAACCATCACCGCCCAAGTATTGCAGCCCGGCCGCTTTCAGCTCGAAACGGGCTTCCAGCGGCAGTTTGGCGGCAGTAGCTTGGCCCAGAGCCTAAGCGCGGCCACCCTGCGCATCGGTTTTTTCAACAGCATGGAGCTGCGCGTGACGCAGGGCTACCGCCACAACGGCGCCATTATGGCCACCGAGGCCGGCCCGGTAGAGGCCCGGGGCTACGCCCCCACGGTTGTCGGCACCAAGCTCATGATTTCGCCCAACTACGACACCCGCACCCAGGTCGCCATCATGGTAGAATCAGCCGTGCCGGGCACGGGCAGCGCGGCCCTCAAGGCCACCACCTGGGCCCCCGCCGGCCGCCTATTAGTGAGCGAGCAGCTGGGCGAGCAGTTTGGCCTGGAAGGCAACTTCGGCTTCAGCCAGCCCGGCATCACTACTGCCGACATCAGCAAAGGCCAGTTCCTCGGCTCGCTGGCCCTGAACGGGCCGCTGAGCCAGAAAGCCGGCTTTTTCGTGGAAGCATTCGGCTACGGCCGTTCCGGCCTCAACACCGGGACCACGGCGGGCCTTTACGTCCGCCCCATTCCCGCCATGCGCCTCGACGTGACGGCCGGGCAGGTGCTGGGCGGCACGGCCGCTGGCACTACTACGGTAGGCGCCGGCCTCACCTTTAAAGTCGGCAATTAG
- a CDS encoding META domain-containing protein: MRLPILISLVMATGCQSRPPQETAAAPPARQAPAAALRETHWVPRELAGRPLRLPADTREPYLTLRADGTAEGNGGCNRFRGSFFSEKPNELTFSPLMSTRMACPAMEAENDFTRALGQSRTYRISGDTLRLLDATDATVARLEAVYLR; this comes from the coding sequence ATGCGTCTCCCCATTTTGATTTCACTTGTGATGGCCACGGGTTGCCAATCGCGCCCGCCCCAAGAAACCGCCGCCGCGCCGCCTGCCCGGCAGGCACCCGCGGCCGCCCTGCGCGAAACTCACTGGGTACCGCGTGAGCTGGCCGGCCGCCCCCTGCGCCTGCCGGCCGACACCCGCGAGCCCTACCTCACGCTTCGCGCCGACGGCACGGCCGAGGGCAACGGCGGCTGCAACCGCTTCCGCGGCAGTTTCTTCAGCGAAAAACCGAATGAGCTCACCTTCAGCCCGCTCATGAGCACGCGGATGGCGTGCCCGGCCATGGAAGCCGAAAACGACTTTACTCGCGCTCTGGGCCAGAGCCGTACCTACCGCATCAGCGGCGACACACTGCGCCTGTTGGACGCGACCGACGCGACCGTGGCGCGGCTCGAAGCCGTGTACCTGCGCTAG
- a CDS encoding leucine-rich repeat-containing protein kinase family protein translates to MHTLEQLRAGQLHGHKRLDLAAGLTEFPREIFDLADTLEVLNLTGNALSSLPDALGRLRHLQVLFCSDNRFTEVPAVLGQCAELHMVGFKANQIRTLPGAALPPKLRWLILTDNQLEALPEEIGNCAQLQKLMLAGNRLTELPATLARCTKLELLRLAANRLTALPPWLLALPRLSWLAYAGNPLSALAEKQADVQQTVGPIDWEQLTVEQQLGEGASGVIYRALWQRPNSEDAEVAVKLFKGAVTSDGLPHCEMLACLQAGAHPNLIAVEGKVNGHPSGAEGLVLELIDESFGNLAGPPSLRTCTRDVYVPGTHFTLKTALHIAQGIAAAAGHLHAQGILHGDLYAHNVLTTADGNALLGDFGAASFFAPDGEAAPALQRLEVRAFGCLLQELLAHCPETEGSPQASSLQQLEQQCQQPDVAARPCFGEIQQVLARL, encoded by the coding sequence ATGCATACCCTCGAACAGCTGCGCGCCGGGCAGCTCCACGGCCACAAGCGGCTTGATTTGGCCGCCGGCCTCACCGAATTTCCCCGCGAGATATTTGACCTCGCTGATACCCTCGAAGTTCTCAACCTGACCGGCAACGCGCTGTCCTCCCTTCCCGACGCCCTGGGCCGCCTGCGCCACCTACAGGTATTATTCTGCTCCGACAACCGCTTCACCGAAGTACCCGCCGTGCTGGGCCAGTGCGCCGAATTGCACATGGTGGGTTTCAAAGCCAACCAGATACGCACGCTGCCCGGAGCCGCGCTGCCGCCCAAGCTGCGCTGGCTCATCCTCACCGACAACCAGCTGGAAGCCTTGCCCGAGGAAATCGGCAACTGCGCGCAGCTGCAGAAGCTGATGCTGGCCGGCAATCGGCTCACCGAGCTGCCCGCAACGCTGGCCCGGTGCACCAAGCTGGAGCTGCTGCGCTTGGCCGCCAACCGCCTCACGGCGCTGCCGCCGTGGCTGCTGGCCCTGCCCCGTTTGTCCTGGCTGGCCTACGCGGGCAACCCGCTGTCGGCCCTTGCCGAAAAGCAAGCCGACGTGCAGCAAACCGTCGGCCCGATTGATTGGGAGCAACTGACCGTGGAACAGCAGTTGGGCGAAGGCGCTTCGGGCGTCATCTACCGGGCACTGTGGCAGCGGCCCAATTCTGAGGATGCGGAAGTGGCCGTGAAGCTCTTTAAAGGAGCCGTGACCAGCGACGGGCTGCCCCATTGCGAGATGCTGGCCTGCCTACAGGCTGGCGCCCACCCCAACCTGATTGCCGTGGAAGGCAAAGTGAACGGGCATCCGTCGGGCGCCGAGGGCTTGGTCCTGGAACTCATCGACGAGTCGTTCGGCAACCTAGCCGGGCCGCCCAGCCTGCGCACCTGCACACGCGACGTGTACGTCCCCGGCACCCATTTCACCCTGAAAACGGCCCTTCACATCGCGCAGGGCATTGCCGCTGCGGCCGGTCATTTGCACGCGCAGGGCATTCTGCACGGCGATTTGTACGCCCACAACGTGCTGACGACTGCCGACGGCAATGCGCTGCTGGGCGACTTTGGAGCGGCCAGCTTCTTCGCGCCCGACGGCGAGGCCGCCCCTGCCCTGCAACGGCTGGAAGTGCGAGCCTTTGGCTGCCTGCTGCAGGAATTGCTGGCGCATTGCCCCGAAACGGAGGGCTCCCCGCAGGCATCAAGTCTCCAGCAGCTCGAGCAGCAATGCCAGCAGCCCGATGTGGCCGCTCGGCCCTGCTTTGGCGAGATTCAGCAGGTGCTGGCAAGGCTGTAG